The Streptomyces avermitilis MA-4680 = NBRC 14893 genome contains a region encoding:
- a CDS encoding DUF4191 domain-containing protein, whose protein sequence is MARKEPAADAANPGRLKQIALTYKMTRKADSKIGLVLAAVGIITFGVFLAIGFLIGHPYYLGILGLLLAFLASAIVFGRRAERAAFGQMEGQPGAAAAVLDNIGRGWTTTPAVAMNRSQDVVHRAVGKAGVVLVAEGNPNRVKSLLAAEKKKMARIVADVPVHDVLVGTGEGQVELKKLRTTLLKFPRVLTGPQVTATNDRLRALGDLMSNMPLPKGPMPKGMRMPRGGPKAR, encoded by the coding sequence ATGGCGAGGAAGGAACCCGCAGCGGACGCTGCGAACCCGGGGCGACTCAAGCAGATCGCTCTCACTTACAAGATGACCCGCAAGGCCGACTCAAAGATCGGTCTTGTACTCGCGGCTGTCGGAATCATCACCTTCGGTGTCTTCCTCGCGATCGGCTTCTTGATCGGCCACCCGTACTATCTCGGCATTCTCGGCCTCCTGCTCGCCTTCCTCGCGTCGGCGATCGTCTTCGGACGCAGGGCCGAGCGCGCCGCCTTCGGGCAGATGGAGGGCCAGCCCGGCGCGGCCGCGGCCGTGCTCGACAACATCGGCCGGGGGTGGACGACGACTCCGGCGGTGGCGATGAACCGCAGCCAGGACGTGGTGCACCGGGCGGTCGGCAAGGCGGGCGTCGTCCTGGTGGCCGAGGGCAACCCGAACCGGGTGAAGAGCCTGCTGGCCGCCGAGAAGAAGAAGATGGCGCGGATCGTGGCGGACGTCCCGGTGCACGATGTGCTCGTGGGCACCGGCGAGGGCCAGGTGGAGCTGAAGAAGCTCCGTACGACCCTGCTGAAGTTCCCGCGCGTCCTGACCGGCCCGCAGGTCACCGCGACCAACGACCGGCTGCGCGCGCTGGGCGACCTGATGAGCAACATGCCGTTGCCGAAGGGTCCGATGCCGAAGGGGATGCGCATGCCGCGCGGTGGGCCGAAGGCCCGCTGA
- the lipA gene encoding lipoyl synthase, which yields MSAVAPDGRKMLRLEVRNAQTPIERKPEWIKTRAKMGPEYTKMQNLVKSEGLHTVCQEAGCPNIYECWEDREATFLIGGDQCTRRCDFCQIDTGKPEALDRDEPRRVGESVVTMDLNYATITGVARDDLEDGGAWLYAETVRQIHAQTAGREAGRTKVELLAPDFNAEPDQLAEVFSARPEVFAHNVETVPRIFKRIRPGFRYERSLKVITEARDYGLVTKSNLILGMGETREEVSEALRQLHDAGCELITITQYLRPSVRHHPVERWVKPHEFVELKEEAEEIGFSGVMSGPLVRSSYRAGRLYQMAMELRQSAAPQGGAQVASQAV from the coding sequence GTGTCCGCAGTCGCACCCGACGGACGCAAGATGCTGCGCCTGGAGGTCCGGAACGCCCAGACCCCCATCGAGCGCAAGCCCGAGTGGATCAAGACCCGGGCGAAAATGGGTCCCGAATACACGAAGATGCAGAACCTCGTGAAGAGCGAGGGGCTGCACACGGTCTGCCAGGAGGCGGGCTGTCCCAACATCTACGAGTGCTGGGAAGACCGCGAGGCCACCTTCCTCATCGGCGGCGACCAGTGCACCCGGCGCTGCGACTTCTGCCAGATCGACACCGGCAAGCCCGAGGCCCTCGACCGCGACGAGCCGCGCCGCGTCGGTGAGTCCGTCGTCACGATGGACCTGAACTACGCCACGATCACGGGCGTCGCCCGCGACGACCTCGAGGACGGCGGCGCCTGGCTGTACGCGGAGACGGTCCGCCAGATCCACGCGCAGACGGCGGGCCGCGAGGCCGGCCGCACCAAGGTCGAGCTGCTCGCCCCCGACTTCAACGCCGAGCCCGACCAGCTGGCCGAGGTCTTCTCCGCGCGCCCCGAGGTCTTCGCGCACAACGTCGAGACGGTCCCGCGGATCTTCAAGCGCATCCGCCCCGGCTTCCGCTACGAGCGCTCCCTGAAGGTCATCACGGAGGCCCGGGACTACGGTCTGGTCACGAAGTCGAACCTCATCCTCGGCATGGGTGAGACCCGCGAAGAGGTCAGCGAGGCGCTCCGGCAGCTGCACGACGCGGGCTGCGAGCTCATCACGATCACGCAGTACCTGCGCCCCTCCGTGCGCCACCACCCCGTGGAGCGCTGGGTCAAGCCGCACGAGTTCGTGGAACTCAAGGAGGAGGCCGAGGAGATCGGCTTCTCCGGTGTCATGTCGGGCCCGCTGGTCCGCTCCTCGTACCGGGCCGGCCGCCTGTACCAGATGGCCATGGAGCTGCGTCAGTCAGCCGCTCCGCAGGGCGGTGCGCAGGTCGCCTCGCAGGCGGTCTGA
- the lipB gene encoding lipoyl(octanoyl) transferase LipB → MAWGDGANVAEGKHVIARFGVHSSDRVRIDRRADGHRPDVQWRGRVTCLTRVLRASREALAVSELRFVHMGFGAEAVEYQAAWDEQRRVHAARFLDEVPDTCLLLEHPPVYTAGRRTADNERPLDGTPVVDVDRGGKITWHGPGQLVGYPIQKLPRPVDVVAHLRRLEEVMIRVCAEFGVATSRVEGRAGVWVLGDPVEQRPSLGGLSLDFDPRLADDEFDPRLNGPEYAPSNAGQRREDRKICAMGIRVAKGVTMHGFALNVNPDTSSFDKIIPCGIRDAGVTSLAYELGREVTIGEVLPVAEKHLRDVLENADLKPREVERASA, encoded by the coding sequence ATGGCCTGGGGTGACGGCGCGAATGTAGCGGAGGGTAAGCACGTGATCGCACGCTTCGGCGTCCATTCATCCGATCGTGTGAGGATTGACCGTCGGGCTGACGGACATCGGCCGGACGTACAGTGGCGTGGGCGCGTTACGTGCCTTACAAGGGTTCTGAGGGCTTCTAGGGAGGCGCTTGCCGTGAGTGAGTTGCGGTTCGTCCACATGGGATTCGGTGCCGAGGCCGTCGAGTACCAGGCGGCCTGGGACGAGCAGCGCCGTGTGCATGCCGCCCGTTTCCTGGACGAGGTCCCCGACACCTGTCTGCTCCTGGAGCACCCGCCGGTCTACACGGCGGGCCGGCGTACGGCGGACAACGAGCGGCCCCTCGACGGCACCCCCGTCGTCGACGTGGACCGCGGCGGCAAGATCACCTGGCACGGCCCGGGCCAGCTCGTCGGGTATCCGATCCAGAAACTGCCGCGCCCGGTCGACGTCGTCGCCCACCTCCGCCGCCTCGAAGAGGTCATGATCCGCGTCTGCGCGGAGTTCGGCGTGGCCACCAGCCGCGTGGAGGGCCGGGCGGGCGTCTGGGTCCTCGGCGACCCGGTGGAGCAGCGCCCCAGCCTCGGCGGCCTCTCCCTCGACTTCGACCCCCGCCTGGCCGACGACGAGTTCGACCCCCGCCTCAACGGCCCCGAGTACGCCCCCTCCAACGCCGGCCAGCGCCGCGAGGACCGCAAGATCTGCGCCATGGGCATCCGCGTCGCCAAGGGCGTCACCATGCACGGTTTCGCCCTGAACGTGAATCCGGACACGTCCTCCTTCGACAAGATCATCCCGTGCGGGATCCGCGACGCGGGCGTGACGTCCCTCGCGTACGAGCTGGGCCGCGAGGTCACCATCGGCGAGGTCCTGCCGGTCGCGGAGAAGCACCTGCGGGACGTACTGGAGAACGCGGACCTGAAGCCGCGCGAGGTGGAACGGGCCTCGGCCTGA
- a CDS encoding NAD(P)/FAD-dependent oxidoreductase has protein sequence MLESVHQASAYTADVQPADVVIVGAGAAGLAAAHHLTRAGLTTAVLEAAPNVGGRMSTEKVDGFRLDRMGQLLSTAYPELRSTPGLDALPLREFSPGVLVHSDGHLHRVGEPGTPRSARGALTAARALASAPRQQRTPRAPRTQGASRPGLLGSPVGQSRLAGALARLAATPPDRLLSRPELPAARALSALGLPPRTIDGFLRPLLAALLCDPALETSSRCADLALRAFVTGRLCVPEGGADVLPELLAATLPPGTVHTGVRVTAVSTTSVTTKDHGELRCRAVLLATGARAAARLLPGLRVPGFHPVTVLHHTTDEPPLGDPALVLDAERGGPVAHTAVISRVDPSRAPAGRALVSSTVLGTPPPPDRLEAAVRAQLARLYRTSTARWELLAIHHDSEAVPAMPPPHDPRRPVRLLAGLYICGDHRDTSTVQGALRSGRRAAHALLTDVGAGQTSLEEPLETAA, from the coding sequence GTGCTTGAGTCGGTGCACCAAGCAAGTGCGTACACCGCGGATGTACAACCCGCGGACGTCGTCATCGTGGGAGCCGGGGCGGCGGGACTCGCCGCCGCCCACCATCTGACCAGGGCAGGCCTCACCACCGCCGTCCTGGAGGCCGCGCCGAACGTCGGCGGCCGCATGTCGACGGAGAAGGTGGACGGCTTCCGGCTGGACCGCATGGGCCAGTTGCTCTCCACCGCGTATCCGGAACTCCGCAGCACCCCCGGCCTGGACGCCCTGCCCCTGCGGGAGTTCTCCCCCGGCGTGCTGGTCCACAGCGACGGCCACCTCCACCGCGTCGGGGAGCCCGGCACACCCCGGAGCGCAAGGGGCGCACTCACCGCTGCGCGCGCCCTCGCAAGCGCCCCCCGACAGCAGCGCACACCGCGCGCCCCCCGCACCCAAGGTGCCTCCCGCCCGGGCCTGCTGGGCAGTCCCGTCGGCCAGTCCCGGCTGGCCGGCGCACTCGCCCGGCTCGCCGCCACCCCGCCCGACCGGCTGCTGTCCCGCCCCGAACTCCCGGCCGCCCGGGCCCTGTCGGCCCTCGGCCTTCCGCCCCGCACGATCGACGGCTTTCTGCGCCCCCTGCTCGCCGCACTCCTGTGCGACCCGGCCCTGGAGACCTCCAGCCGCTGCGCCGACCTGGCCCTGCGTGCCTTCGTGACGGGCCGGCTGTGTGTCCCGGAGGGCGGCGCCGACGTTCTTCCGGAGCTGCTCGCGGCCACGCTCCCGCCGGGCACCGTCCACACGGGTGTGCGCGTCACGGCGGTCTCCACCACCTCCGTCACGACGAAGGACCACGGCGAACTCCGCTGTCGGGCCGTTCTGCTGGCCACCGGCGCCCGGGCCGCCGCCCGGCTGCTCCCGGGCCTGCGCGTCCCCGGCTTCCACCCGGTGACGGTCCTGCACCACACGACCGACGAGCCGCCGCTCGGCGACCCGGCCCTCGTCCTCGACGCCGAGCGCGGCGGCCCGGTGGCGCACACCGCGGTCATCAGCCGGGTCGACCCGAGCAGGGCCCCGGCCGGCCGCGCGCTCGTCTCCTCGACGGTCCTCGGTACGCCCCCGCCGCCGGACCGGCTGGAGGCGGCGGTCCGGGCCCAACTGGCCCGGCTCTACCGGACGTCGACCGCCCGCTGGGAGCTCCTCGCGATCCACCACGACTCCGAGGCGGTCCCGGCGATGCCCCCGCCGCACGATCCGCGCCGCCCCGTACGCCTGCTCGCGGGCCTGTACATCTGCGGCGACCACCGCGACACCAGCACGGTCCAGGGCGCGCTCCGCTCCGGCCGCCGCGCCGCCCACGCCCTGCTCACGGATGTGGGGGCAGGCCAGACCTCACTGGAGGAGCCGCTCGAGACGGCGGCCTGA
- a CDS encoding TIGR01777 family oxidoreductase — protein sequence MNSDAPLPPGSRVAIAGASGLIGSALARSLTADGHEVVRLVRRAPRGKNEVRWDPGEQRIDSAGLVGCAAVVNLAGAGVASRRWTDAYKQTIRSSRVLGTATLAEAIASLDEPPAVFVSGSAIGFYGDTGDRAVDETAPPGDGFLPALCVEWEEAAEPAQEAGVRTVFTRTGLVVAAGGGAWGRLFPLFKAGLGGRMGDGRQYWSYISLHDEVAAIRHVIDTASLSGPVNLTAPTPLTNAEITAAMGRVLHRPTLFTAPAPVLRAALGDMAGDILGSQRVLPARLLESGFAFAFPGIEETLRSALR from the coding sequence ATGAACTCCGATGCGCCGCTTCCTCCCGGTTCCCGCGTCGCGATCGCCGGTGCGTCCGGGCTGATCGGTTCGGCTCTGGCGCGCTCGCTCACGGCGGACGGCCACGAGGTCGTACGGCTCGTACGGCGGGCGCCGCGCGGGAAGAACGAGGTCCGCTGGGATCCCGGGGAACAGCGGATCGACTCGGCCGGGCTCGTGGGGTGTGCCGCGGTGGTCAATCTGGCCGGGGCGGGCGTCGCCTCGCGGCGGTGGACGGACGCGTACAAGCAGACGATCCGCTCCAGCCGGGTGCTGGGCACCGCGACGCTGGCCGAGGCGATCGCCTCGCTCGACGAGCCGCCGGCGGTCTTCGTCAGCGGCAGTGCGATCGGCTTCTACGGCGACACGGGCGACCGGGCGGTGGACGAGACGGCGCCGCCCGGTGACGGCTTCCTGCCCGCCCTGTGCGTGGAGTGGGAGGAGGCGGCCGAGCCGGCCCAGGAGGCCGGCGTCCGTACGGTGTTCACCCGGACCGGCCTGGTGGTGGCCGCCGGGGGCGGTGCGTGGGGCAGGCTGTTTCCGCTCTTCAAGGCGGGTCTCGGCGGCCGTATGGGCGACGGCCGTCAGTACTGGAGCTACATCTCCCTGCACGACGAGGTCGCGGCGATCCGCCATGTCATCGATACGGCGTCCTTGTCGGGGCCGGTGAACCTGACGGCGCCGACGCCGCTGACCAACGCGGAGATCACGGCGGCGATGGGCCGGGTCCTGCACCGCCCGACGCTCTTCACGGCCCCGGCGCCGGTGCTCCGCGCGGCGCTCGGCGACATGGCGGGCGACATCCTGGGCAGCCAGCGGGTGCTGCCGGCCCGTCTGCTGGAATCGGGCTTCGCCTTCGCGTTCCCTGGCATCGAGGAGACCCTCCGCTCGGCGCTGCGCTGA
- a CDS encoding GNAT family N-acetyltransferase, translating to MILMPDPHIRFATHDDEDGLARLDRVTWSTLHAVQPRPQPPYDPFYSDRFGPRDHLVAELGGRLAGYIRLGYPTPLAANSHVRQIQGLVVAEEARGAGVGRALLRAVQEHAARQGARRISLRVLGHNTPARKLYESEGFEVEGILPEEFLLDGQYVDDVLMGRALRPAVPRS from the coding sequence GTGATCCTCATGCCGGATCCGCACATACGCTTCGCGACCCACGACGACGAGGACGGGCTCGCCCGGCTGGACCGAGTCACCTGGTCCACGCTGCACGCCGTCCAGCCCCGCCCGCAACCGCCGTACGACCCCTTCTACAGCGACCGGTTCGGCCCCCGCGACCACCTCGTGGCCGAGCTGGGCGGACGCCTGGCCGGCTACATCCGGCTGGGGTACCCGACCCCCCTCGCCGCCAACTCCCACGTCCGGCAGATCCAGGGGCTCGTCGTCGCCGAGGAGGCACGCGGGGCGGGCGTCGGCCGGGCACTCCTGCGGGCCGTCCAGGAGCACGCCGCGCGGCAGGGCGCACGCCGCATCTCGCTGCGCGTGCTCGGGCACAACACCCCCGCCAGGAAGCTCTACGAGTCGGAGGGGTTCGAGGTGGAGGGGATCCTGCCGGAGGAGTTCCTGCTGGACGGGCAGTACGTGGACGACGTCCTCATGGGGCGTGCTCTGCGACCCGCGGTCCCGCGCTCATGA
- a CDS encoding MarP family serine protease, which translates to MDLLDFLLLLVILAYAASGYRRGLVAGCVSLAGFVGGAVVGVWILPWVMKLVTPGTSAATLTAVLTVLAPAVVGHELAGRLALRLRRELDRGPLRVADGVGGAAANTVAVLLVAWVAASVLGASSTSMITTSIRNSALLGAVQNTMPDTTPTWFSRATSALTQAGFPQVFNPFENEPTTGVAKPSGDSVTPAATNAAKLSTVKVEGIAGSQGREGSGFVYAGQHVMTNAHVVAGIDEPTVRVGGVGRAYEARVVLFDPNKDVAVLYVPELKAPVLRFDDSAARGGSAVVAGYPQDGGLDLQAATVAGRINATGQNIYNSDTVTREIYSIRSTVRPGNSGGPLLTTDGRVYGVVFARSTSDNETGYVLTADEVSDDARRAAAATDPVGTGDLVTS; encoded by the coding sequence GTGGACCTGCTCGACTTCCTGCTGTTGCTGGTGATCCTGGCCTACGCGGCGTCCGGCTACCGGCGCGGGCTGGTCGCCGGGTGTGTCTCGCTGGCCGGTTTCGTGGGCGGCGCCGTCGTCGGCGTATGGATCCTGCCGTGGGTGATGAAGCTGGTGACACCGGGCACGTCGGCGGCGACGCTGACGGCCGTGCTGACGGTCCTCGCGCCCGCCGTGGTCGGGCACGAGCTGGCGGGCAGGCTCGCGCTGCGGCTGCGCCGCGAGCTGGACCGCGGGCCGCTGCGGGTGGCCGACGGAGTGGGCGGGGCCGCCGCGAACACGGTCGCCGTGCTGCTGGTCGCCTGGGTGGCGGCGAGCGTCCTGGGCGCCTCCTCGACGAGCATGATCACGACGTCGATCCGCAATTCGGCGCTGCTGGGCGCGGTGCAGAACACGATGCCGGACACCACCCCCACCTGGTTCTCGCGCGCGACGTCGGCGCTCACGCAGGCCGGCTTCCCGCAGGTCTTCAACCCGTTCGAGAACGAGCCGACGACGGGTGTCGCCAAGCCCTCCGGGGACAGCGTCACGCCGGCCGCGACGAACGCCGCGAAGCTGTCCACCGTGAAGGTCGAGGGCATCGCGGGCAGCCAGGGCCGCGAGGGCAGCGGCTTCGTGTACGCGGGGCAGCACGTGATGACGAACGCCCATGTGGTGGCGGGCATCGACGAGCCGACCGTCCGCGTGGGCGGGGTCGGGCGGGCGTACGAGGCCCGCGTGGTGCTCTTCGACCCGAACAAGGACGTGGCGGTGCTGTACGTCCCGGAGCTGAAGGCGCCGGTGCTGCGCTTCGACGACAGCGCGGCGCGGGGCGGCTCGGCGGTCGTGGCCGGTTATCCGCAGGACGGCGGCCTCGACCTCCAGGCGGCCACGGTCGCGGGCCGGATCAACGCGACCGGCCAGAACATCTACAACTCGGACACCGTCACCCGCGAGATCTACTCGATCCGCTCCACGGTCCGCCCCGGCAACTCGGGCGGACCGCTGCTGACCACGGACGGCCGGGTGTACGGCGTCGTGTTCGCGCGCTCCACCTCGGACAACGAGACGGGGTATGTGCTGACGGCGGACGAGGTGAGCGACGACGCGCGGCGCGCGGCGGCCGCGACGGATCCGGTGGGCACGGGCGACCTGGTCACCTCATGA
- a CDS encoding peptidoglycan recognition protein family protein, translating to MRGPVKTSRTRAMVPPGGTAHIAAGRDRRQGEGMRVLRGARRVLGRVRVPVRIPQVPGPGGARRSPWLRRTALVALACGPGLAAVLALVLCAAGVDRTVAAHPAPVVGRPAPAHTTARPPIVPRSRWIDDRTHKQPPPRYDDKVVAVFVHHTDSPNTYDCADAPRIIRSLYAGQIGPRQWDDLGYNFVVDRCGTIYEGRAGGVDRAVTGAHAQGFNHRTAGIAALGTFTEGTPVPRAVTDAIAALAAWKLGLADVDPRSRVRLVSTSGQSRYAAGTIATLPVLSGHNDGFPTTCPGAALTAHLPALRQAAARLQGRT from the coding sequence ATGCGTGGACCTGTAAAAACGTCCCGGACCAGGGCAATGGTTCCGCCGGGTGGCACAGCGCACATCGCGGCGGGCCGGGACCGGCGCCAGGGTGAGGGCATGCGTGTGTTGCGAGGTGCGCGGCGGGTCCTGGGCCGGGTACGCGTTCCGGTACGAATTCCACAGGTGCCAGGACCGGGTGGCGCGCGCCGTTCGCCGTGGCTGCGGCGCACGGCCCTCGTCGCGCTGGCCTGTGGGCCCGGTCTCGCCGCCGTCCTGGCGCTGGTGCTGTGCGCGGCAGGTGTCGACCGCACGGTGGCCGCGCACCCGGCGCCCGTCGTCGGCCGCCCCGCGCCGGCGCACACCACCGCCCGGCCGCCCATCGTGCCCCGCTCCCGCTGGATCGACGACCGCACGCACAAGCAGCCGCCGCCGCGCTACGACGACAAGGTCGTCGCGGTCTTCGTGCACCACACCGACTCGCCCAACACCTACGACTGCGCCGACGCACCCCGCATCATCCGCTCCCTGTACGCGGGCCAGATCGGCCCCCGGCAGTGGGACGACCTCGGCTACAACTTCGTCGTCGACCGCTGCGGCACGATCTACGAGGGCCGCGCGGGCGGCGTCGACCGGGCCGTCACCGGCGCCCACGCCCAGGGCTTCAACCACCGCACCGCGGGGATCGCGGCGCTCGGCACCTTCACCGAGGGCACGCCGGTACCGCGGGCGGTGACCGACGCCATCGCCGCGCTCGCCGCCTGGAAACTCGGCCTCGCGGACGTCGACCCGCGCTCCCGCGTCCGCCTCGTCTCCACCAGCGGCCAGAGCCGGTACGCCGCCGGCACCATCGCCACACTGCCTGTCCTGTCCGGCCACAACGACGGCTTCCCGACGACCTGCCCCGGCGCGGCCCTCACCGCCCACCTCCCGGCACTCCGGCAGGCGGCCGCGCGGCTCCAGGGCCGGACCTAG
- a CDS encoding DUF4240 domain-containing protein, which translates to MDETEFWELVDTTREAADGDPEDHADLLVERLVRMDPDSVLDFARHFESRYNRAYRWDLWGAAWVLLDGASDDAFDFFRCWLIGQGREVFEGAVHDPDSLAELLDEFDEELDGDGEELGYAADEAYEQLTGVVAPDLGIPPAAPEPAGTPMNLENESELAERYPRLWERFKG; encoded by the coding sequence ATGGACGAGACGGAGTTCTGGGAGCTGGTGGACACGACCCGCGAGGCCGCCGACGGCGACCCCGAGGACCACGCCGACCTGCTCGTGGAACGGCTCGTCCGGATGGACCCGGACTCGGTGCTCGACTTCGCCCGCCACTTCGAGTCCCGCTACAACCGCGCCTACCGGTGGGACCTCTGGGGCGCCGCCTGGGTACTGCTCGACGGAGCCAGCGACGACGCCTTCGACTTCTTCCGCTGCTGGCTGATCGGTCAGGGCCGGGAGGTGTTCGAGGGCGCCGTGCACGACCCGGACTCCCTCGCCGAGCTCCTGGACGAGTTCGACGAGGAGCTGGACGGCGACGGCGAGGAGCTGGGGTACGCGGCGGACGAGGCGTACGAGCAGCTCACCGGCGTCGTCGCTCCCGACCTGGGCATTCCGCCGGCGGCGCCCGAGCCCGCCGGAACCCCGATGAACCTGGAGAACGAGTCGGAGCTCGCCGAGCGCTATCCCCGGCTGTGGGAGCGCTTCAAGGGCTGA
- a CDS encoding helix-turn-helix transcriptional regulator, translating into MRAARLIKMVLLLQSRPTMTGAELARELEVSERTVTRDAQALSEAGVPVYADRGRAGGYRLVGGYRTRLTGLARSEAEALFLSGVPGALREMGLEDAASAARLKVSAALLPSLRDASRTAAQRFHVDAPGWFKEPDTPELLPAVAQAVWDDRRITARYRHGDTGVERELEPYGLVLKAGVWYLCARVPEPGSFRVYRIDRFTAVAADGERFGRDEDFDLPGFWEEQAERFARSLLRAEVVVRLSALGLRRLPSALDPASVRLARQTCGEPDERGWVTVTLPVESEEVAHSQLTALGAEAEVLSPVTLRERFAGDAARQAELYR; encoded by the coding sequence ATGCGCGCTGCCCGGCTGATCAAAATGGTGCTGTTGCTCCAGTCCCGGCCCACCATGACCGGCGCCGAGCTGGCGCGGGAGCTGGAGGTGTCCGAGCGGACGGTCACGCGGGACGCGCAGGCGCTGTCCGAGGCCGGGGTGCCGGTGTACGCGGACCGGGGGCGGGCCGGGGGCTACCGGCTGGTCGGCGGGTACCGGACGCGGCTGACGGGGCTGGCCCGGAGCGAGGCCGAGGCGCTGTTCCTCTCGGGGGTGCCGGGGGCGCTGCGGGAGATGGGCCTCGAGGACGCGGCCTCCGCGGCCCGGCTGAAGGTGTCCGCCGCGCTTCTTCCGTCCCTGCGGGACGCCTCGCGGACGGCGGCGCAGCGGTTCCATGTGGACGCGCCCGGCTGGTTCAAGGAGCCCGATACGCCCGAGCTGCTGCCCGCGGTGGCCCAGGCGGTGTGGGACGACCGCCGGATCACCGCGCGCTACCGGCACGGGGACACCGGTGTGGAGCGGGAGCTGGAGCCGTACGGGCTCGTGCTGAAGGCGGGGGTCTGGTACCTATGCGCACGCGTGCCGGAGCCGGGGTCCTTCCGGGTGTACCGGATCGACCGGTTCACGGCGGTCGCCGCCGACGGGGAGCGTTTCGGGCGGGACGAGGACTTCGACCTGCCCGGCTTCTGGGAGGAACAGGCCGAGCGGTTCGCGCGGTCCCTCCTGCGGGCGGAGGTGGTGGTGCGGCTGTCGGCCCTGGGGCTGCGGAGACTGCCGTCCGCCCTTGATCCGGCGTCCGTGCGCCTGGCCCGGCAGACGTGCGGCGAGCCCGACGAGCGGGGCTGGGTGACCGTCACGCTCCCCGTGGAGTCGGAGGAGGTGGCCCACAGCCAGTTGACCGCCCTGGGCGCCGAGGCGGAGGTGCTGTCTCCGGTGACCTTGCGGGAACGGTTCGCGGGGGACGCGGCCCGGCAGGCGGAGCTGTACCGGTAG